The Sphaerospermopsis torques-reginae ITEP-024 genome has a window encoding:
- a CDS encoding tetratricopeptide repeat protein produces the protein MNAEELIKQGIKKNLQGDYEGAIAFFQQAIQLNPNLAEAYHNRGHAYLGLEKFEQAIADYQQVINIIKNSLPLPQNLTQNITQNINFDIAKAFHNQGLARFRGGDDQGAIVDINQALQYYPDFVAAYSNRGNILHILGNYKEAIADYNQAIKLNPNLAAAYHNRGNSRYALQDYQGAITDYNQALEINSHFAEAYYNRGLVMSHLEDYQKAIADFNQAIKLHPDDDQVYYQRGLVYSNLGNHEKAIADYNQALQINPILSIVYGLRANARYHLGDYEGAIADSNILLQLNPQLAEKITNG, from the coding sequence ATGAATGCTGAAGAGTTGATTAAACAGGGAATAAAGAAGAATTTACAGGGTGATTATGAAGGTGCGATCGCATTTTTTCAGCAAGCAATACAACTAAATCCTAACTTAGCTGAAGCATACCATAACCGTGGTCATGCCTACCTGGGATTAGAGAAATTTGAACAAGCGATCGCAGATTATCAACAAGTCATAAACATCATCAAAAATTCTCTCCCCTTACCGCAAAATCTTACTCAAAATATCACTCAAAATATCAATTTTGACATAGCTAAAGCATTTCATAACCAAGGTTTAGCTCGTTTTAGAGGCGGAGATGATCAAGGTGCTATTGTAGATATCAACCAGGCTTTACAATACTATCCTGATTTTGTTGCCGCTTACAGTAATCGTGGTAATATTCTGCATATTCTTGGTAATTACAAAGAAGCAATTGCTGATTATAACCAAGCAATAAAGTTAAATCCCAACCTAGCAGCAGCTTATCATAACCGTGGAAATAGTCGCTATGCTCTCCAAGACTATCAAGGTGCAATTACAGATTATAATCAGGCATTAGAAATTAATTCCCACTTTGCTGAAGCTTATTATAATCGTGGTTTAGTAATGTCTCACCTGGAAGACTATCAAAAAGCGATCGCTGATTTTAATCAAGCAATAAAACTCCATCCTGATGATGATCAAGTCTATTATCAACGAGGTTTAGTTTATAGCAATTTAGGAAACCATGAAAAAGCAATTGCAGATTATAATCAGGCATTGCAAATTAACCCTATCCTCTCCATAGTTTATGGCTTGCGGGCTAATGCACGTTACCATTTAGGAGACTATGAAGGAGCAATTGCCGACAGCAACATACTACTACAACTCAACCCTCAACTAGCAGAAAAAATTACTAATGGGTAA
- a CDS encoding plasmid replication protein, CyRepA1 family, with translation MLDYLHPQHLEELVQNSCIDLHLTRLNFISLQGTIAYQYLLISEQIPRTNTGMVKSSWLQRYSHITAGGWWCSGRDPLNNWQKMEWGCFKPSQPRQNKKGKSIKYEHPPSTPTRVFCLRVTLKIWQQVAQRYNMDMPQNITIADDGEAEGFWQWVTECNISIIICEGVKKAAALLTQGYVAIAIPGITSGYRVVKDNSGKVTSRQLIPDLAVFATKKRNFYICFDFETQTNKIAAVNNAISQLGCLFQQQNCPVKVVELPGTEKGVDEFIAAKGAANFDKVYRQSVDLEIYLAQTKPHTELTISPALNVNLAYLGEIPFPSSGLVGVKSAKGTGKTTGLEAIVNQAKSRNQPVLLITHRILLGKFLCEKIGIKWGINHEAWSIEEHPLPITKSFGLCVDSLWKLNPQDWQGAIVILDEVEQSLWHLLNSNTCKNKRVKILGVFQQLIATVIKTGGLIIAQDADLSDVSLEYLQGLAGTKITPWVVVNKWKPQKGWDVTFYDSPNPTPLIHQLELDLIAGRKCYVTTDSRTGRYSCETIESYLKERLQKLRKQFPDTLLVSSQTTNTPGHAAVDFIAAINQKITDYDTVFVTPSLGTGISIDVQHFDRVYGIFQGVIPDAEARQALARVRDDVPRVVWCAKRGIGLIGSGSTNYQLLSHWYQENQKENLALLSPLHKIDVDLPAVYDPIHLRTWAKLSARVNASISLYRQSLQDGLIADGHKIIMRSNAVQNNILRDLRLAFFATDAQDVETRKRLIMEIFKVQKDWAQSRQKAKDIKGKIKEIKQENQLIAANAVATAKKIDYVEYEQLLAKHSLGDEERNQINKYILRDRYGIEVTPWLKLQDDKGYYGQLLIHYYLTHESEYFHGRDQEEWQKQLSWGEGKVFLPDIKTYTLKVEAMRALGMLQFLESGRVFSENDSDIIWLKNVAIHSSKHIKRALGIDVVKEKISQEKTSVSGIKILNRLLSLLGLKLQQVNNVDKRGYKVYKIDMATLNDGRDKIFAVWQQRDELRLYHLHGVNTEIIDYSLNSQFMEQPVM, from the coding sequence ATGTTAGATTATTTACACCCCCAGCACCTTGAAGAATTAGTCCAAAATAGCTGTATTGATTTACACTTAACCCGTCTAAATTTTATATCGCTCCAAGGTACGATCGCCTATCAGTACCTACTTATATCAGAACAAATACCACGCACCAATACTGGCATGGTAAAAAGTTCGTGGTTGCAGCGTTACAGCCATATTACAGCAGGTGGTTGGTGGTGTTCTGGAAGAGATCCCCTAAATAATTGGCAAAAAATGGAATGGGGATGTTTTAAACCATCCCAACCCCGACAAAATAAAAAAGGCAAGTCTATTAAATATGAACATCCTCCCAGCACACCAACGCGGGTATTTTGTTTGCGGGTGACATTGAAAATTTGGCAGCAAGTTGCCCAGCGTTACAATATGGATATGCCTCAAAATATCACCATTGCTGATGATGGTGAAGCGGAAGGTTTTTGGCAATGGGTGACGGAATGTAATATCTCAATAATTATTTGTGAAGGTGTGAAAAAAGCCGCAGCTTTATTAACACAAGGATATGTTGCTATTGCTATTCCAGGAATTACTAGCGGTTATCGCGTTGTTAAAGATAACTCAGGTAAAGTTACCTCTCGTCAACTCATACCTGACTTAGCAGTATTCGCTACCAAAAAACGCAATTTTTATATATGTTTTGATTTTGAAACTCAAACAAATAAAATCGCCGCTGTCAATAATGCTATTTCCCAACTTGGTTGTTTATTTCAACAACAAAACTGTCCGGTAAAAGTTGTGGAACTGCCAGGAACAGAAAAAGGCGTTGATGAATTTATTGCTGCTAAAGGTGCAGCTAATTTTGATAAAGTTTATCGTCAAAGTGTAGATTTAGAAATTTATCTGGCTCAAACTAAACCTCACACTGAATTAACAATTTCTCCCGCACTGAATGTTAACCTGGCTTATTTAGGAGAAATACCTTTTCCCTCCTCTGGTTTAGTAGGAGTAAAATCCGCTAAAGGAACTGGAAAAACTACCGGACTGGAAGCTATAGTTAATCAAGCAAAAAGTCGTAATCAACCAGTTTTATTAATTACTCATCGCATCCTTTTAGGAAAATTTTTATGTGAAAAAATAGGCATTAAATGGGGAATTAACCATGAAGCATGGAGTATAGAAGAACATCCCCTACCAATTACCAAATCTTTCGGTTTATGTGTTGATTCCCTTTGGAAATTAAATCCTCAAGATTGGCAAGGGGCTATAGTAATATTAGACGAAGTTGAGCAATCTTTATGGCATTTACTAAATAGTAATACTTGTAAAAATAAACGGGTGAAAATTCTTGGAGTCTTCCAACAATTAATTGCTACAGTTATAAAAACTGGAGGTTTAATAATTGCCCAAGATGCTGATTTATCAGATGTTTCTCTAGAATATTTACAAGGTTTAGCAGGAACTAAAATTACTCCTTGGGTAGTTGTCAATAAATGGAAACCCCAAAAAGGTTGGGATGTAACTTTTTATGATTCACCTAACCCAACACCACTAATTCATCAATTAGAATTAGATTTAATTGCCGGACGTAAATGTTATGTAACTACTGATAGTCGCACTGGACGTTATAGTTGTGAAACCATTGAAAGTTATCTTAAAGAACGTTTACAGAAATTGAGAAAGCAGTTTCCTGATACTTTGCTTGTTAGTAGTCAAACTACTAATACTCCTGGCCATGCAGCAGTTGATTTTATTGCGGCTATTAATCAAAAAATTACTGATTATGATACTGTGTTTGTTACTCCTAGTTTGGGGACAGGAATTAGTATTGATGTCCAACATTTTGACCGAGTTTATGGCATTTTTCAAGGGGTAATTCCTGACGCGGAAGCACGTCAAGCATTAGCAAGAGTGCGGGATGATGTTCCCCGTGTTGTCTGGTGTGCTAAACGCGGTATCGGTTTAATTGGTAGTGGTAGTACCAATTATCAATTACTATCTCATTGGTATCAAGAAAACCAAAAAGAAAATCTCGCTTTGCTTAGTCCTTTACATAAAATAGATGTAGATTTACCAGCAGTTTATGATCCAATTCATTTAAGAACTTGGGCAAAATTATCTGCTAGGGTAAATGCTTCTATTAGTCTTTATCGTCAATCTTTACAAGATGGATTAATAGCTGACGGGCATAAAATTATTATGCGAAGTAATGCTGTACAAAATAATATTCTGCGGGATTTACGCTTGGCTTTTTTTGCCACTGATGCCCAAGATGTAGAAACTCGTAAAAGATTAATTATGGAAATTTTTAAAGTCCAAAAAGATTGGGCGCAAAGTCGTCAAAAGGCTAAAGATATTAAAGGTAAAATTAAGGAAATTAAACAAGAAAATCAATTAATAGCTGCTAATGCTGTGGCTACAGCTAAGAAAATTGATTATGTTGAATATGAACAGCTATTAGCTAAACATTCTCTCGGTGACGAAGAACGTAATCAAATTAATAAATATATTCTCAGAGATAGATATGGAATTGAAGTAACTCCTTGGTTAAAATTGCAGGATGATAAAGGATATTATGGACAATTGTTAATTCATTATTATCTCACTCATGAAAGTGAATATTTTCATGGTAGAGATCAGGAAGAGTGGCAAAAACAATTATCTTGGGGTGAGGGTAAGGTTTTCTTACCTGATATCAAGACTTATACTCTCAAGGTTGAAGCTATGAGAGCATTGGGTATGTTACAATTCCTGGAATCAGGAAGAGTATTTAGTGAAAATGATAGTGATATTATTTGGTTAAAAAATGTTGCTATTCACAGTAGTAAACATATTAAACGAGCCTTGGGTATTGATGTGGTGAAAGAGAAAATATCTCAAGAGAAAACATCTGTTTCAGGAATTAAGATACTTAATCGACTTTTAAGTTTATTGGGTTTGAAGTTGCAACAGGTAAATAATGTTGATAAACGGGGTTATAAAGTCTATAAAATTGATATGGCAACTCTTAATGATGGGAGAGATAAAATCTTTGCAGTTTGGCAGCAACGTGATGAGTTGAGGTTGTATCATTTACATGGTGTGAATACGGAAATTATTGATTATTCTTTAAATTCTCAGTTTATGGAACAGCCAGTAATGTAA
- a CDS encoding CTB family bacteriocin — MANLFTAVSAEQQEIVAGGVETARFETRFRGRRTIQAGLAASGFDGSIAAGGQANENVRTNALTLLRANAPFPG, encoded by the coding sequence ATGGCTAACTTATTTACCGCAGTATCCGCTGAACAACAAGAAATCGTAGCTGGTGGTGTGGAAACTGCACGTTTTGAAACTCGTTTTCGTGGTCGTCGCACTATCCAAGCTGGTCTAGCTGCTTCAGGCTTCGATGGTAGCATTGCAGCAGGTGGACAAGCTAATGAGAATGTAAGAACTAATGCTCTAACTCTTCTGAGAGCTAATGCTCCTTTCCCTGGATAG
- a CDS encoding CTB family bacteriocin encodes MANLFTAVSAEQQEIVAGGVETARFETRFRGRRTIQAGLAASGFDGSIAEGGQANENVRTNALTLLRANAPFPG; translated from the coding sequence ATGGCTAACTTATTTACCGCAGTATCCGCTGAACAACAAGAAATCGTAGCTGGTGGTGTGGAAACTGCACGTTTTGAAACTCGTTTTCGTGGTCGTCGCACTATCCAAGCTGGTCTAGCTGCTTCAGGCTTCGATGGTAGCATTGCAGAAGGTGGACAAGCTAATGAGAATGTAAGAACTAATGCTCTAACTCTTCTGAGAGCTAATGCTCCTTTCCCTGGATAG